Proteins from a genomic interval of Lysobacter stagni:
- a CDS encoding patatin-like phospholipase family protein — translation MAFLVSKFPTTISAPCMRSHVAGPMAVVARFVPIVLVGVLCLLSGCATLPRDPVPPQLTGTATIPGMTGVRATAGRPSLAMQSDFLQSLQDESATDFPVDANGATRYPYLALSGGGAYGAFGAGFLDGWTATGKRPVFKIVTGVSTGALMAPFAYLGPRYDALLKRIYTTTTRDDIFTPLSPIAALLRRDSFAQSAPLERLIERYVDATVLSEVAQAHRNGRRLYMGTVDLDSRRFVVWNMGLIATHGNAQALELFRKVMLASASIPIAFPPVLMEVEAGGQRYDEMHVDGFVGANVFVNVGVFDTSSIYLAAGRAYAHDDIFVIHNGQLAPPPGPTERSFRGIAGRVIETSGRSTIVGDLFREYAFAQRNGSGFHWVTIEPSVVLGDPLAFNADEMAKLYAEGERAARAGPVWFTLPPGFVGGPPLPGH, via the coding sequence GTGGCATTCCTGGTCTCGAAGTTCCCGACGACGATCTCGGCCCCGTGCATGCGTTCGCATGTGGCAGGCCCGATGGCGGTCGTTGCCCGGTTCGTCCCGATCGTGCTCGTCGGCGTGCTGTGCTTGTTGTCGGGATGCGCAACGCTGCCGCGTGATCCCGTTCCCCCGCAGCTGACCGGGACCGCGACGATTCCCGGCATGACCGGCGTGCGCGCGACGGCGGGACGGCCCAGCCTCGCGATGCAGAGCGACTTCCTGCAATCGCTGCAGGACGAATCCGCCACGGATTTCCCCGTCGATGCCAACGGCGCGACGCGCTATCCCTACCTCGCGCTGTCCGGCGGTGGTGCGTATGGGGCATTCGGTGCCGGGTTCCTCGACGGCTGGACCGCGACAGGAAAACGGCCGGTCTTCAAGATCGTCACCGGCGTTTCGACCGGCGCGCTGATGGCGCCTTTCGCGTACCTGGGCCCCCGGTACGATGCCTTGCTGAAACGGATCTACACCACCACCACGCGCGACGACATATTCACGCCGCTGTCGCCCATCGCCGCGTTGCTGCGACGCGATTCGTTCGCGCAGAGCGCGCCGCTGGAGCGGCTGATCGAGCGTTACGTGGATGCCACCGTGTTGTCGGAAGTGGCGCAAGCACATCGGAACGGCCGCAGGCTTTACATGGGCACGGTGGACCTGGATTCACGCCGTTTTGTCGTCTGGAACATGGGGCTGATCGCCACGCACGGCAATGCGCAGGCACTGGAGCTGTTCCGCAAGGTGATGCTGGCCTCGGCCTCCATTCCCATCGCGTTTCCGCCCGTGCTGATGGAGGTGGAGGCAGGTGGGCAACGTTACGATGAGATGCACGTGGACGGTTTCGTCGGCGCCAATGTGTTCGTCAATGTCGGCGTGTTCGATACGTCCAGCATCTACCTCGCCGCGGGACGTGCGTACGCGCACGACGATATCTTCGTGATCCACAACGGCCAGCTGGCGCCGCCGCCCGGGCCGACCGAGCGCTCGTTCCGCGGCATCGCGGGTCGCGTGATCGAAACCTCAGGCCGCTCCACCATCGTCGGCGACCTCTTCCGCGAATACGCCTTCGCGCAACGCAACGGCTCCGGTTTTCATTGGGTGACGATCGAACCCTCGGTTGTGCTGGGTGACCCGCTCGCGTTCAACGCCGATGAGATGGCCAAGCTCTACGCCGAAGGCGAGCGCGCCGCCCGCGCGGGACCGGTGTGGTTCACCTTGCCGCCGGGGTTCGTGGGTGGCCCGCCATTGCCGGGGCACTGA
- a CDS encoding tyrosine-type recombinase/integrase, protein MQINACGDYLDLTPQFCHSQEELMATFRKRGPYQWEAQIRRRGYPATSKTFETKAEAEAWSAMIESEMSRGVWVSRSQAESTTLHQLLERYEREVVPTKKGHTQERSVLSVWRSTALARRTVAGVRSTDVAALRDEWLRSYKAATVLRRLSVLSHVFNVARREWGMESVGNPVELVRKPTVNNARSRRLAAIAEAGSNTLAKGELDRVIASTESTTLPAIVRLAVETAMRRSEIVGLRWEHIDLTRRVAHLPATKNGSSRNVPLSGAAVEVLANLLPTGAQVNRAPGGRVFHLRDDAVTRAFERAVARARHEYESECRMAGLPADATFLTNLRFHDLRHEATSRLADVYQLHELSKVTGHKDPRMLLRYYHPSAEDLARRLL, encoded by the coding sequence ATGCAAATCAACGCATGTGGCGATTACTTGGATTTAACGCCACAATTTTGCCACAGTCAGGAGGAGCTGATGGCAACTTTTCGGAAGCGCGGCCCCTATCAGTGGGAGGCCCAGATTCGCCGGCGCGGATACCCGGCGACTAGCAAGACATTCGAAACCAAGGCCGAAGCCGAAGCCTGGTCGGCAATGATCGAATCGGAGATGTCGCGCGGCGTCTGGGTCAGTCGTAGTCAGGCGGAGTCTACGACTCTGCACCAGCTCCTCGAACGCTATGAGCGGGAGGTTGTTCCCACGAAGAAGGGGCACACCCAAGAACGCTCCGTGTTGAGTGTGTGGCGCTCGACAGCACTTGCCAGACGCACTGTGGCCGGTGTACGTAGCACGGATGTGGCCGCGCTTCGGGACGAATGGTTGCGATCCTATAAGGCCGCCACTGTGCTGCGTCGACTCTCCGTGCTCTCCCATGTCTTCAATGTGGCTAGGCGAGAATGGGGAATGGAGAGCGTGGGGAACCCTGTTGAGCTTGTTCGGAAGCCAACCGTCAACAATGCGCGGTCACGGCGACTCGCCGCGATCGCGGAGGCGGGAAGCAACACCCTTGCCAAGGGGGAGTTGGACCGCGTCATTGCCTCCACCGAGTCAACCACACTGCCAGCAATCGTTCGACTCGCAGTTGAAACAGCCATGCGCAGGAGTGAGATTGTTGGCTTGCGTTGGGAGCACATTGACCTGACCAGGCGCGTCGCGCACTTGCCGGCTACCAAGAACGGTAGCTCGCGCAACGTTCCATTGTCTGGGGCAGCTGTTGAAGTGCTTGCCAACCTACTTCCTACGGGTGCCCAGGTGAATAGGGCGCCTGGTGGACGCGTATTCCATCTGCGCGATGATGCGGTTACTCGCGCCTTCGAAAGGGCTGTGGCGCGAGCGCGTCATGAGTATGAGTCCGAATGTCGCATGGCAGGGTTGCCTGCTGATGCCACGTTTCTGACCAACCTAAGGTTTCACGACCTTCGTCACGAGGCGACTTCTCGGCTGGCCGACGTGTACCAGTTGCACGAGCTTTCAAAGGTCACCGGACACAAGGATCCACGCATGCTATTACGCTACTACCATCCGAGTGCTGAGGACCTGGCCAGAAGGCTTCTATAA
- a CDS encoding DEAD/DEAH box helicase family protein produces MQIELKPFQIRAAKQIAERYAYYTGHPYRPTYKGKLPRPFYQALAAITGAGKTPVLAEAVTLMRLHMGVQPIVFWMSKAKSVVQQTYTNFSSGGKYAEIVDDFRVIRAAQLEPNLIADGSSPLLILATTGLFNNKEQADGALNIYKKDQDLFGDQSPWERLIARDVGGVRRPLIIVYDEGHNLSEQQTQILAELEPEAYLLASATLKLPANFARSVLGPLDTWVEEAGQEVDGAKEFGRLSAVDKEGVPDASAFAITAVDSNAVIKAELIKTSIQFDGTTAPMERCLDDLHDRLRLIEQEIDARALGFTPKAIYVCKTNITDDGDKDDHTKPFEHRSAPPIRIWRYLVEQKKVDPAKVAIYADLKFSEGNKPEAVNLFSKGESDFDEFQAGDFQHIIFNLGLQEGWDDPACYLGYVDKSMGSQIKVEQIIGRVLRQYDAKHYDSALLNSAHFFLRVDKKNVFTDSIEAVRAKLQESGTTIEIVHTYGGGEGSLEDLEPKDDMAAVLHQVHADADDAVEVIAKLVGQFPTFKEGEIDTQGDAHRKTETVEISNLAKSGNQEWAASGHANRVRLRWLVGNAIRARSPAALAVADLKASKFDVRVEAGSNAAAAAELLAREIVATYYQLTSLVYESNREFTFSTMRVPKKAQAFENALYERYAGLNKFEASFASALDKVGVAWHRNPSNGGFRIPLLSEGDSASFSPDFLAWKGKLVFCLDTKGAHLLTDAVARKLFDIQDEGTTKLLTRFVSEGKQTAIGGKAIKGGYTVWKMKGGSPTPIHVASIDHAVKECLKAQ; encoded by the coding sequence ATGCAGATTGAGCTAAAACCTTTTCAGATTCGCGCCGCCAAGCAGATCGCCGAACGCTACGCCTATTACACGGGCCATCCTTACCGACCCACCTATAAGGGCAAGCTTCCCCGGCCGTTCTACCAGGCCTTGGCAGCCATCACTGGCGCGGGCAAGACTCCGGTGCTGGCTGAGGCCGTGACTTTGATGCGGCTGCACATGGGCGTGCAGCCCATTGTGTTCTGGATGAGCAAGGCCAAGTCGGTGGTCCAGCAGACCTACACCAACTTTTCCAGCGGAGGGAAGTATGCGGAGATCGTGGACGACTTCCGCGTCATCCGCGCAGCACAGCTGGAGCCAAACCTGATCGCCGACGGCAGCTCACCACTCCTCATCCTGGCGACCACTGGCCTGTTCAACAATAAGGAGCAGGCCGACGGCGCCTTGAACATTTACAAGAAGGACCAGGACCTGTTCGGCGACCAGTCGCCGTGGGAACGCCTCATCGCCCGCGATGTCGGCGGCGTCCGGCGCCCGCTCATCATCGTTTACGACGAAGGGCACAACCTGTCCGAGCAGCAAACGCAGATTCTGGCCGAGCTGGAGCCGGAGGCTTACCTTCTGGCCAGCGCCACGCTAAAGCTGCCGGCGAATTTCGCCAGGTCGGTGCTTGGTCCATTGGATACCTGGGTGGAGGAAGCTGGGCAAGAGGTTGACGGCGCCAAGGAGTTCGGCCGGCTCAGTGCGGTGGATAAGGAAGGAGTGCCAGACGCCAGCGCATTTGCCATCACCGCCGTCGACAGCAATGCCGTTATCAAGGCAGAGTTGATTAAGACCTCGATCCAGTTCGATGGCACCACCGCCCCGATGGAGCGGTGCCTAGACGATCTCCACGACCGGCTCCGGCTCATTGAGCAGGAGATCGACGCCCGGGCGCTGGGGTTCACGCCCAAGGCCATTTACGTTTGTAAGACCAACATTACCGACGACGGCGACAAGGACGACCACACCAAGCCCTTCGAACACCGCAGCGCGCCGCCCATCCGCATCTGGCGCTACCTAGTCGAGCAGAAGAAGGTGGACCCCGCCAAGGTTGCCATCTACGCCGACTTGAAGTTCAGCGAGGGCAATAAGCCCGAGGCCGTGAACCTGTTTTCTAAGGGCGAAAGCGACTTCGACGAGTTTCAGGCCGGCGATTTCCAGCACATCATTTTTAACCTAGGTCTCCAGGAAGGATGGGACGACCCGGCCTGCTATTTGGGTTACGTCGACAAATCGATGGGCTCCCAAATCAAGGTTGAGCAGATCATCGGCAGGGTGCTGCGCCAATACGATGCCAAGCACTACGACTCCGCGTTGTTAAACAGCGCGCACTTCTTCCTGAGGGTGGACAAGAAGAACGTCTTCACCGACTCCATCGAAGCCGTGCGCGCCAAGCTGCAGGAGTCTGGTACCACCATCGAAATCGTCCACACATATGGGGGCGGAGAAGGGAGCCTGGAGGACCTGGAGCCCAAAGACGACATGGCCGCGGTGCTCCACCAAGTCCACGCCGACGCGGACGACGCCGTCGAGGTCATTGCGAAGCTGGTGGGCCAGTTCCCCACGTTCAAAGAAGGTGAGATCGATACCCAGGGCGATGCGCACCGCAAGACCGAGACGGTGGAAATTTCCAATCTGGCCAAGTCAGGAAACCAGGAGTGGGCTGCCAGCGGGCATGCCAACCGCGTGCGTCTGCGCTGGCTGGTGGGCAACGCTATCCGCGCACGGTCCCCGGCCGCCCTAGCAGTGGCGGACCTCAAGGCATCTAAGTTCGATGTGCGCGTGGAGGCGGGAAGCAATGCGGCTGCCGCAGCAGAACTGTTGGCGCGTGAGATTGTGGCCACGTATTACCAACTGACTTCTCTGGTCTATGAGTCCAACCGAGAGTTCACTTTTTCTACAATGCGCGTGCCCAAGAAGGCGCAGGCCTTCGAAAACGCGCTTTATGAGCGCTACGCAGGCCTCAACAAGTTCGAAGCCTCATTCGCTTCCGCTTTGGACAAAGTGGGCGTGGCCTGGCACCGGAACCCCAGCAATGGCGGCTTCCGTATTCCCTTACTGTCCGAAGGCGACAGCGCGTCGTTTTCCCCTGACTTCCTCGCGTGGAAGGGCAAGTTGGTGTTCTGTCTGGACACCAAGGGAGCTCACCTGCTCACAGATGCGGTTGCGCGAAAGCTATTCGACATCCAGGACGAAGGCACAACTAAGCTCCTTACGCGTTTCGTTTCTGAGGGCAAGCAGACCGCTATCGGCGGCAAAGCGATCAAGGGAGGCTATACAGTGTGGAAGATGAAAGGTGGATCGCCCACCCCCATCCATGTGGCTTCCATCGATCATGCAGTCAAAGAATGCTTGAAGGCGCAGTGA